From one Chthonomonadales bacterium genomic stretch:
- a CDS encoding sulfatase yields the protein MPGSRPPNLLLVFADQMRGQDMGCAGNRDVRTPTIDRLAADGVRLRRCYATCPVCCPNRATLLTGAFPPTSRVVSNDLPVRTDLPTLATIARANGYRTGYIGKWHLDGMPRDRFTPPGPRRLGFEYWAAYNCAHDYFHPRWFEDTPELHTADGYEPEVQTDLALAYLERHARTVDPFCLAVSWGPPHDPYEQVPRRYRDLYDPAAIALRPNARPGSRNPLAARREARRTVADYYAAITALDEQLARMIARLRDLDAERDTLVVFTSDHGDMLWSHGWMKKQSPFEEAILVPAILRWPGGLPAGGQRDTLVGTVDLLPTLAGLMGWKDVPSLEGSDLSRAVRGERAAARPHSVLIANYHACDEAAVQGMPTWRGVRTERHTYVELPGRRPWLLYDNVADPYQLRNLAESAADAGPRAALAADLGGWLDRTGDSFPDGPGMLARLGLTEAWAERERLMHGGLASNAAVTRVEPPTPEWSPPDR from the coding sequence ATGCCGGGAAGCCGGCCACCCAACCTGCTGCTGGTGTTCGCCGACCAGATGCGAGGCCAGGACATGGGCTGCGCCGGCAACCGCGACGTGCGGACGCCGACGATCGATCGTCTGGCCGCCGACGGCGTTCGCCTCCGGCGCTGCTACGCCACCTGCCCGGTCTGCTGCCCGAACCGCGCCACGCTTCTCACCGGCGCCTTCCCGCCCACGAGCCGCGTCGTCTCGAACGACCTGCCGGTGCGCACCGACCTGCCGACGCTCGCCACCATCGCGCGGGCCAACGGCTACCGGACCGGCTACATCGGCAAGTGGCATCTGGACGGCATGCCTCGCGACCGCTTCACGCCGCCGGGGCCGCGCCGACTGGGGTTCGAGTACTGGGCGGCATACAATTGCGCGCACGACTACTTCCATCCCCGCTGGTTCGAGGACACCCCGGAGTTGCACACGGCAGACGGCTACGAGCCCGAGGTGCAGACGGATCTCGCCCTGGCCTACCTGGAGCGCCACGCGCGCACAGTGGACCCATTCTGCCTGGCCGTCTCATGGGGGCCGCCGCACGACCCGTACGAGCAGGTGCCCCGGCGCTACCGCGACCTGTACGACCCGGCCGCGATCGCGCTGCGCCCAAACGCGCGGCCGGGCTCGCGCAACCCGCTGGCCGCGCGGCGCGAGGCGCGTCGCACCGTCGCCGACTACTACGCCGCCATCACCGCGCTCGACGAGCAGCTCGCCCGCATGATCGCACGGCTGCGGGACCTGGATGCCGAGCGCGACACGCTGGTCGTGTTCACCTCGGATCACGGCGACATGCTCTGGTCACACGGGTGGATGAAGAAGCAGTCACCGTTCGAAGAGGCGATCCTGGTTCCGGCGATCCTCCGCTGGCCAGGCGGTCTGCCGGCTGGCGGGCAGCGGGACACGCTCGTCGGAACGGTGGACCTGCTGCCGACGCTCGCCGGGCTGATGGGCTGGAAGGACGTGCCCTCCCTGGAGGGCAGCGACCTCTCGCGGGCCGTACGCGGCGAGCGCGCGGCGGCGCGGCCGCACTCGGTGCTCATCGCCAACTATCACGCGTGCGACGAGGCCGCCGTTCAGGGCATGCCCACGTGGCGGGGCGTGCGCACGGAGCGACACACCTACGTGGAGTTGCCCGGGCGCCGACCGTGGCTGCTCTACGACAACGTTGCGGACCCCTACCAGCTTCGGAACCTGGCCGAGAGCGCCGCGGATGCCGGGCCGCGCGCCGCGCTCGCCGCGGACCTCGGCGGGTGGCTCGACCGTACCGGCGACTCGTTTCCGGACGGGCCGGGGATGCTTGCGCGCCTTGGCCTCACCGAGGCCTGGGCCGAGCGCGAGCGCCTCATGCACGGCGGACTCGCATCGAACGCGGCCGTTACCCGCGTCGAGCCGCCGACGCCGGAGTGGTCGCCCCCCGATCGCTGA
- a CDS encoding ParA family protein encodes MRIVAVVNQKGGVAKTTTTANLGACLAARGMRTLLIDLDPQANLTLGLGIEWYNLPCALHDVLMDPDATPLAGVLRQVASLPLYVAPGHLDLAHCEAVLMPYADKAYRLRNALEALTAEQEFDWIFIDCPPSLGTLTQNAIVACGHLLIPTEPKFYAFAGMDTLNKMIVDLTKGLRFRVELMGVLLTMCERGTRIHQTIASEIRERFGEKVFETVIYKNVRLSESEVEGMPIILFDRRASGAQNYEALAEEVMRRASQ; translated from the coding sequence ATGAGGATCGTCGCCGTGGTGAACCAGAAGGGCGGCGTCGCGAAGACGACGACGACCGCCAACCTGGGCGCCTGCCTGGCCGCGCGCGGCATGAGGACGCTCCTGATCGACCTGGACCCCCAGGCCAACCTGACCCTCGGCCTCGGCATCGAATGGTACAACCTGCCGTGCGCGCTGCACGACGTGCTCATGGATCCGGACGCGACGCCGCTGGCGGGTGTCCTGCGCCAGGTGGCCAGCCTCCCGCTCTACGTGGCGCCGGGCCACCTCGACCTTGCGCACTGCGAGGCGGTACTGATGCCGTACGCCGACAAGGCCTACCGACTCCGCAACGCTCTGGAGGCGCTCACGGCCGAGCAGGAGTTTGACTGGATCTTCATCGACTGCCCACCCTCGCTCGGCACGCTCACCCAGAACGCGATCGTTGCGTGCGGCCACCTGCTCATCCCGACGGAGCCCAAGTTCTATGCCTTCGCCGGCATGGACACGCTCAACAAGATGATCGTCGACCTGACCAAGGGCCTGCGCTTCCGGGTTGAGCTGATGGGCGTGCTTCTGACGATGTGTGAGCGCGGCACGCGGATTCATCAGACGATCGCCTCCGAGATCCGCGAGCGATTCGGCGAGAAGGTGTTTGAGACCGTCATCTACAAGAACGTCCGGCTCTCCGAGTCCGAGGTGGAGGGGATGCCGATCATCCTGTTCGACCGGCGCGCGAGCGGCGCCCAGAACTACGAGGCTCTCGCGGAGGAGGTCATGCGGCGTGCGAGCCAGTAA
- a CDS encoding alpha-amylase: MTLITLYFFAHQPDRLLPYDRRRSFGRTARDLHQHYFDDELNEQVFRKVAGKCYYPATRLILELVERHRDSDKPFRVAYGLSGTLLDQIERYDTGLLDLFRRLSDTGLVEFTGEVYYHSLAGLFDAERREFQEEARMHADRLESLFGRRPAVFRNTECMFNNGIAATVQAMGYEGIITEGVDWLLAGWRSPDFVYRATCGLPVLMRNYQLSDDLGYRFSNRDWEGWPLRAETFAGWLAGNTDMNVVLALDYEALGEHIWADSGIFEFLRHLPDEVMRYPQLAFTTPTEAVRTLPTVGEVSVDDYATISWADQERDTSAWLGNEMQRYCHEELKRMEGIVKRARDAALLDCWRRMLTSDHLYYLATKSFSDQDVHKYFSAYGSVVEGFVRLHTAAIDLWHRAEKLAGEETG; the protein is encoded by the coding sequence ATGACGCTGATCACCCTCTACTTCTTCGCCCATCAGCCCGACCGCCTGCTCCCGTACGACCGCCGCCGCTCATTCGGACGCACGGCGCGCGACCTGCACCAGCACTACTTCGACGATGAACTCAACGAGCAGGTCTTCCGCAAGGTGGCCGGCAAGTGCTACTACCCGGCCACACGGCTCATCCTCGAACTCGTCGAACGTCACCGCGACAGCGATAAGCCCTTCCGCGTGGCGTACGGCCTGTCGGGCACGTTGCTCGACCAGATCGAGCGGTACGACACGGGCCTGTTGGACCTTTTCCGCCGCCTCTCGGACACCGGGCTCGTCGAGTTCACCGGCGAGGTGTACTACCACTCGCTCGCCGGGCTGTTTGACGCCGAGCGACGGGAGTTCCAGGAGGAGGCGCGCATGCACGCCGACCGCCTTGAGTCGCTGTTTGGCCGGCGGCCAGCGGTGTTTCGGAACACGGAGTGCATGTTCAACAACGGCATCGCGGCGACGGTGCAGGCGATGGGTTACGAGGGGATCATCACCGAGGGCGTGGACTGGCTTCTCGCCGGTTGGCGCTCGCCCGATTTCGTGTATCGAGCGACGTGCGGCCTGCCCGTGCTCATGCGCAATTACCAACTCTCCGACGACCTGGGCTATCGGTTCAGCAACCGTGACTGGGAGGGGTGGCCGTTGCGCGCGGAGACCTTCGCCGGCTGGCTGGCTGGCAACACCGACATGAACGTGGTGCTCGCACTCGACTACGAGGCGCTCGGCGAGCACATCTGGGCCGACAGCGGCATCTTCGAGTTTCTGCGGCACCTGCCGGACGAGGTCATGCGCTATCCCCAGCTTGCCTTCACAACGCCCACCGAGGCTGTCCGAACGCTGCCGACCGTCGGGGAGGTGAGCGTGGACGACTACGCCACGATCTCGTGGGCCGACCAGGAGCGCGACACCTCGGCCTGGCTGGGCAACGAGATGCAGCGCTACTGCCATGAGGAGCTCAAGCGGATGGAGGGCATCGTCAAGCGCGCCAGAGATGCCGCCCTGCTGGACTGCTGGCGCCGCATGCTAACGAGCGATCACCTGTACTACCTGGCGACCAAGTCGTTCAGCGACCAGGATGTACACAAGTACTTCAGCGCGTACGGCAGCGTGGTGGAGGGCTTCGTGCGGCTACACACGGCCGCCATCGACCTCTGGCACCGCGCGGAGAAGCTCGCGGGCGAAGAGACGGGGTAG
- a CDS encoding DPP IV N-terminal domain-containing protein, translating to MTITVTLHSREGCRRAAAPTAPCGAAPSFASGDPAACRTRPLRFGRRRAGEAPFQRRTGDCRPRAPPERHARSRPLHRSHALRPLPLILTLAAASSSALSQGTADDYRRAAALPALTRDKVYRARVRPHWLAGGSRFWYRNDLAGGRREYVVVDADRGVRRPAFDHARLAASLAEVTGEAVDAARLPVEAIDLGADGRALTVRTPGAVWACNPATYALQRLPAGALPKQGLRSEGTPRPSSRTGVETSITFVNRTPREALVLWIDSEGARRPYGRLAPGERRDQHTFAGHVWLVTDPDGVALGVFEATDEPGNAIVSGPMPPPAPRLEHRAGDGATSPDGTWVAFVREHDVWLRPAAGGEALALTSGGSAADGYRGALWWSPDSRRLVAIRTKAGQEHKVYIVESSPPDQVQPRLHDYDYRKPGDVIPLDRPHLFDVRARREVPVDDALFPNPWAISDVRWDPDSRRFTFVYNQRGHQVVRLVAVDAATGAASAVVDERSRTFVDYAGKLFLHRLDATGELLWMSERDGWNHLYLYDARSGAVKEQVTRGPWVVRGVDRVDEVTRQVWFRAGGLVPGEDPYHVHYCRVNLDGTGLVDLTPTNGTHTVSYSPDGRFLIDTRSRVDLPPVTELRRTADGALVRVLERADSSALLATGWRPPERFAAVGRDGQTPIFGIIVRPTRFDPSLRYPVVECIYAGPQGSYVPKAWSEYLGVQEVAELGFVVVQIDGMGTSNRSKAFHDVCWKNLGDAGLPDRIAWMRAAARSRPWMDLSRVGIYGGSAGGQNALRALLAYPDFYKVGVADCGCHDNRMDKIWWNELWMGWPVGPEYAAQSNVTNAGKLRGKLLLVVGEMDTNVDPASTMQVVNALVKADKDFDLLVMPGVGHGSAETPYGRRRRQDFLVRHLLGVEPRRRLPAPLTPSTPRKSASRPGSRVPAAGR from the coding sequence TTGCACCGTTCCCACGCCCTCCGCCCGCTGCCGCTCATCCTCACCCTCGCCGCTGCGTCTTCCTCCGCGCTGTCTCAGGGCACCGCCGATGACTACCGGCGGGCCGCGGCGCTACCCGCCCTGACGCGCGACAAGGTGTACCGCGCGCGCGTGCGCCCGCACTGGTTGGCGGGAGGCAGCCGGTTTTGGTACCGTAACGACCTGGCAGGGGGGCGCCGCGAGTACGTGGTCGTAGACGCCGACCGGGGCGTTCGTCGGCCCGCATTCGACCATGCGCGCCTCGCGGCGTCCCTGGCGGAGGTCACGGGCGAGGCGGTCGACGCCGCGCGCCTGCCGGTTGAGGCCATCGACCTCGGGGCCGATGGTCGCGCCCTGACGGTTCGAACGCCGGGGGCGGTGTGGGCATGCAACCCTGCGACGTACGCGCTCCAGCGTCTGCCGGCCGGGGCGTTGCCGAAGCAGGGGCTTCGAAGCGAGGGAACGCCCAGGCCGTCCTCGCGGACCGGGGTCGAGACGAGCATCACCTTCGTCAATCGCACGCCGCGCGAGGCGCTGGTCCTCTGGATCGACTCCGAGGGCGCCAGGCGGCCGTACGGCCGCCTGGCGCCCGGCGAGCGACGCGATCAGCACACGTTCGCGGGCCATGTCTGGTTGGTCACGGACCCGGACGGCGTGGCTCTGGGCGTTTTCGAGGCCACCGATGAGCCGGGCAACGCGATCGTCAGCGGTCCCATGCCGCCGCCCGCGCCTCGGCTAGAGCATCGAGCGGGCGACGGCGCCACCTCGCCTGACGGCACCTGGGTGGCGTTCGTCCGCGAGCACGATGTCTGGCTCCGGCCCGCCGCGGGGGGCGAAGCCCTCGCGCTCACCTCAGGCGGCTCGGCCGCCGACGGCTACCGGGGGGCACTCTGGTGGTCGCCGGATTCGCGCCGCCTGGTGGCGATCCGAACGAAGGCCGGCCAGGAGCACAAGGTCTACATCGTCGAATCGTCTCCGCCAGACCAGGTGCAGCCGAGGCTCCACGACTACGACTACCGGAAGCCCGGCGATGTCATTCCGCTCGATCGGCCGCATCTGTTCGACGTACGGGCGCGGCGCGAGGTGCCGGTGGATGACGCGCTGTTTCCGAACCCTTGGGCGATCTCCGACGTGCGCTGGGACCCGGACTCGCGGCGATTCACGTTCGTCTACAACCAGCGCGGGCATCAGGTGGTGCGCCTTGTCGCGGTCGATGCCGCGACCGGCGCCGCGAGCGCAGTCGTCGACGAGCGCAGCCGCACGTTCGTCGACTACGCTGGGAAGCTCTTCCTGCACCGTCTGGACGCGACGGGTGAGCTGCTCTGGATGTCCGAGCGCGACGGCTGGAACCACCTCTACCTCTACGACGCTCGATCCGGGGCCGTGAAGGAGCAGGTGACGCGCGGACCGTGGGTGGTGCGCGGCGTTGACCGCGTGGACGAGGTGACGCGCCAGGTGTGGTTCCGGGCAGGCGGCCTCGTGCCCGGTGAGGACCCCTACCACGTGCACTACTGTCGCGTCAACCTCGACGGCACCGGGCTCGTCGACCTCACTCCGACCAACGGCACCCACACCGTGTCGTACTCGCCGGATGGCCGCTTCCTGATCGACACGCGGTCGCGGGTCGATCTGCCGCCGGTCACCGAGCTTCGCCGCACGGCGGACGGCGCGCTGGTCCGCGTCCTGGAGCGCGCCGACTCGAGCGCGCTTCTGGCCACCGGTTGGCGCCCGCCGGAGCGCTTTGCTGCCGTGGGCCGCGACGGGCAGACCCCGATCTTTGGCATCATCGTGCGCCCGACACGCTTCGACCCGTCCCTGCGCTACCCCGTCGTCGAGTGCATCTACGCCGGCCCGCAAGGTTCGTACGTGCCGAAGGCATGGTCGGAGTACCTGGGAGTACAGGAGGTCGCCGAGCTCGGTTTCGTCGTCGTGCAGATCGATGGCATGGGCACGTCGAACCGCTCCAAGGCGTTCCACGACGTGTGCTGGAAGAACCTCGGCGACGCCGGGCTGCCGGACCGGATCGCGTGGATGCGCGCCGCCGCGCGCTCCCGGCCCTGGATGGACCTGAGCCGGGTCGGCATCTACGGCGGGTCGGCTGGCGGCCAGAACGCGCTCCGCGCTCTCCTGGCCTACCCCGACTTCTACAAGGTCGGCGTGGCCGACTGCGGCTGCCATGACAACCGCATGGACAAGATCTGGTGGAACGAGCTGTGGATGGGCTGGCCCGTCGGCCCCGAGTACGCCGCGCAGTCCAACGTGACGAACGCCGGCAAGTTGCGAGGCAAACTGCTGCTCGTGGTTGGCGAGATGGACACCAACGTGGACCCCGCCTCCACGATGCAGGTGGTCAACGCGCTCGTGAAGGCGGACAAGGACTTCGACCTGCTCGTGATGCCCGGCGTCGGCCACGGGAGTGCCGAAACGCCGTACGGCCGGCGGCGCCGGCAGGACTTCCTCGTGCGCCACCTGCTTGGAGTGGAGCCTCGCCGTCGCTTGCCCGCGCCACTTACCCCGTCAACTCCTCGCAAAAGCGCCAGTCGCCCCGGAAGTCGCGTTCCAGCGGCCGGTCGGTGA
- a CDS encoding DUF885 family protein — protein sequence MEPMRYDVDVDSHRPAADHMPALVNQFSEDQACVARRYSMPYSALRREQLDDLMMSWRATLDALPFDTFSPADRADWLALGNLIDAERRRQGREPAQLAEAEPLIGWALPLLALDGANPSVVNIDPDSAAETLHRAAEAARRAQSEAEDALDGSRPADLPRPTVAYRAAATLAAIADSLECWYAFRAGYDPAFTWWVEEPYAVLKRCLGEYADFLRKRLAGAEEADAIVGDPIGSEALREELAHAYIPYSPEELVEIAQREYAWCIDEMRRASREMGYGDDWRRAVEEVKGRHVPPGEQPNLVRALAREAIAWVEEHDLVTVPALARDCWRMAMMTPEQQRVTPFFLGGETILVSYPTSNMEHEQKRMSLRGNNRHFARATVQHELIPGHHLQMFAQARHRPYRRVFSTPFWTEGWTLHWEMLLWELGFGETPEDRVGMLFWRMHRCARVWFSLAFHLGRMTPGECVAMLEEDVGHERANAVAEVRRSFAGDYDPLYQCAYLVGGLQVHALYRELVGPGKWTPRRFHDAFLRTNCMPVALVRALLTDRPLERDFRGDWRFCEELTG from the coding sequence ATGGAGCCCATGCGTTACGACGTGGATGTTGACTCGCATCGCCCCGCGGCAGACCACATGCCGGCGCTCGTCAACCAGTTCTCGGAGGACCAGGCATGCGTGGCGCGCCGCTACTCGATGCCCTACTCCGCTCTACGCCGCGAGCAACTCGATGACCTGATGATGTCGTGGCGCGCGACCCTGGACGCGCTGCCGTTCGACACCTTCTCGCCGGCCGACCGTGCCGACTGGCTCGCCCTCGGCAACCTGATCGACGCGGAGCGCCGTCGGCAGGGGCGCGAGCCCGCCCAGCTTGCGGAGGCTGAGCCGCTGATCGGGTGGGCGTTGCCTCTGCTGGCGCTGGATGGAGCGAACCCGTCCGTGGTGAACATCGATCCCGATTCCGCCGCCGAGACCCTCCACCGCGCCGCCGAGGCCGCGAGGCGAGCGCAGAGCGAGGCCGAGGATGCCCTCGATGGCTCGCGGCCGGCCGACCTCCCGCGTCCCACGGTCGCGTACCGCGCGGCTGCCACGCTCGCCGCGATCGCCGATTCGCTGGAGTGCTGGTACGCGTTCCGAGCCGGCTACGACCCCGCCTTCACGTGGTGGGTCGAGGAGCCGTACGCCGTGCTAAAGAGGTGCCTTGGTGAGTACGCCGACTTCCTACGCAAGCGACTGGCCGGCGCCGAGGAAGCCGACGCGATCGTCGGCGACCCCATCGGCAGCGAGGCGCTACGGGAGGAACTGGCGCACGCCTACATCCCCTACTCGCCCGAGGAGCTCGTCGAGATCGCGCAACGCGAGTACGCATGGTGCATCGACGAAATGCGTCGGGCGTCGCGCGAGATGGGGTACGGCGACGACTGGCGCCGGGCCGTCGAGGAGGTCAAGGGACGGCACGTGCCGCCTGGAGAGCAACCGAACCTAGTGCGCGCGCTCGCGCGTGAGGCGATCGCCTGGGTAGAGGAGCACGATCTGGTCACCGTGCCTGCCCTGGCGCGCGACTGCTGGCGCATGGCGATGATGACTCCCGAGCAGCAGAGGGTCACGCCGTTCTTCCTTGGCGGCGAGACGATCCTTGTCTCGTATCCGACATCCAACATGGAGCATGAGCAGAAGCGGATGAGCCTGCGCGGCAACAACCGGCACTTCGCGCGGGCCACGGTTCAGCACGAGCTGATCCCGGGCCACCACCTCCAGATGTTCGCCCAGGCGCGCCACCGCCCCTATCGGCGGGTCTTCTCCACTCCATTCTGGACGGAGGGTTGGACCTTGCACTGGGAGATGCTGCTCTGGGAGCTCGGGTTCGGCGAGACGCCGGAGGACCGGGTGGGAATGCTGTTCTGGCGAATGCACCGCTGCGCTCGCGTCTGGTTCTCCCTCGCCTTCCACCTCGGCCGCATGACGCCGGGCGAGTGCGTGGCCATGCTGGAGGAGGACGTCGGCCACGAGCGCGCAAACGCCGTGGCGGAGGTGCGGCGTTCGTTTGCCGGCGACTACGACCCGCTCTACCAGTGCGCCTACCTGGTGGGCGGTCTCCAGGTGCACGCGCTGTATCGGGAGCTCGTGGGCCCCGGCAAGTGGACGCCGCGCAGGTTCCACGATGCCTTCCTGCGGACCAACTGCATGCCGGTCGCGCTCGTCCGCGCGCTCCTCACCGACCGGCCGCTGGAACGCGACTTCCGGGGCGACTGGCGCTTTTGCGAGGAGTTGACGGGGTAA
- a CDS encoding ribonuclease HII, with protein sequence MDWWREERSLRQRGCGRVGGVDEAGRGPLAGPVVAACVVLPFGVALTGVRDSKAMTPRQRDRAFEAILAAADGVGTASVEAPEIDRLNILRATHEAMRRAIAAVSPPPDAVLVDGLPVPGLPVPSVAVVQGDGRSATVAAASIVAKVTRDRLMAALDAEHPGYGLAAHKGYPTPEHLQALRRLGPCSIHRRSFAPVAGALIHPALALDAVERRCTGQAGEAAAARWLEEAGWCVLCRGYRAQGGEIDIVARDGRTLVFVEVKTRTTGRTGSPAEAVNWRKRACMAAAAETYLAGFGDPAPAVRFDVVEVLRRPGGPPSLRLIRDAFRAGE encoded by the coding sequence ATGGACTGGTGGCGCGAGGAGCGCTCGCTGCGCCAACGCGGCTGCGGCCGCGTCGGTGGCGTCGACGAGGCGGGTCGCGGCCCGCTGGCCGGGCCCGTAGTGGCGGCTTGCGTGGTCCTGCCCTTCGGTGTCGCACTGACCGGCGTGCGCGACTCGAAGGCCATGACGCCGCGGCAGCGCGACCGCGCCTTCGAAGCGATCCTTGCAGCCGCCGACGGCGTCGGCACCGCCTCGGTGGAGGCGCCCGAGATCGATCGGCTCAATATCCTCCGCGCCACCCACGAGGCGATGCGGCGCGCGATCGCAGCCGTCTCGCCGCCGCCGGATGCCGTGCTCGTCGACGGCCTCCCGGTTCCCGGACTCCCCGTTCCCTCGGTCGCGGTGGTGCAGGGCGACGGGCGCAGCGCGACGGTTGCGGCCGCGTCGATCGTGGCGAAGGTGACGCGCGACCGGCTGATGGCGGCGCTCGACGCGGAGCACCCCGGGTACGGTCTCGCCGCTCATAAGGGCTATCCCACCCCCGAGCACCTGCAAGCTCTTCGCCGGCTTGGGCCCTGCTCCATCCACCGCCGCTCGTTCGCGCCGGTCGCCGGGGCGCTGATTCATCCAGCGCTCGCCCTCGATGCTGTTGAGCGCCGCTGCACGGGCCAGGCAGGCGAGGCGGCAGCCGCCCGGTGGCTTGAGGAGGCAGGGTGGTGCGTTCTGTGCCGCGGCTACCGCGCCCAGGGCGGCGAGATCGACATCGTCGCGCGCGACGGCCGTACGCTCGTGTTCGTCGAGGTCAAGACCCGGACGACAGGCCGAACCGGCTCGCCGGCCGAGGCCGTCAACTGGCGCAAGCGGGCCTGCATGGCCGCGGCCGCCGAGACGTACCTGGCGGGATTCGGCGATCCGGCGCCCGCCGTACGCTTCGACGTGGTGGAGGTCCTACGGCGCCCGGGCGGCCCACCCTCTCTGCGCCTGATCCGGGATGCCTTCCGCGCAGGCGAGTGA
- the lepB gene encoding signal peptidase I: MQPQEVGATEWLANLSVGTIVALAFALTVIRLALAPSRSVAARAVAELVESLIIAGVLVFLIIRPFFLQAFFIPSESMEPTLMGHQAGLSPTGVNHTDTINDHIFVNKLLYRFREPRRGEIIVFRAEKKADVQGGMQTEHVLIKRLIGVPGDTIEVRPDPGGEDVVHVWRNGKELREPYVKEPMRETPLAQFATRGPLTLGPGQLFVMGDNRNNSNDSRFWGPLPRSRVIGKASFIFWPLSRIGLIR, from the coding sequence ATGCAACCACAGGAAGTCGGCGCCACGGAATGGCTCGCGAACCTGAGCGTCGGCACCATTGTCGCGCTCGCGTTCGCGCTGACCGTGATCCGCCTGGCGCTGGCGCCGAGTCGCTCCGTGGCAGCGAGGGCCGTCGCGGAGCTCGTCGAGTCGCTGATCATCGCGGGCGTTCTGGTCTTCCTGATCATCCGGCCGTTCTTCCTGCAGGCGTTCTTCATACCCTCCGAGTCCATGGAGCCCACGCTGATGGGTCACCAGGCCGGCCTGTCGCCGACCGGGGTGAACCACACGGACACGATCAACGACCACATCTTTGTCAACAAGCTCCTCTACCGCTTCCGCGAGCCCAGGCGCGGAGAGATCATCGTGTTCCGCGCCGAGAAGAAGGCCGATGTACAGGGCGGTATGCAGACGGAGCACGTGCTGATCAAACGCCTGATCGGCGTCCCCGGCGACACCATCGAGGTGCGGCCGGACCCCGGCGGCGAGGATGTGGTGCACGTGTGGCGCAACGGCAAGGAGCTTCGCGAGCCATACGTGAAGGAGCCGATGCGCGAGACGCCGCTTGCGCAGTTCGCCACGCGCGGCCCACTCACGCTCGGCCCCGGCCAACTCTTCGTGATGGGCGACAACCGCAACAACAGCAACGATAGCCGATTCTGGGGTCCCCTGCCGCGCAGCCGGGTCATCGGCAAGGCCTCGTTCATCTTCTGGCCGCTCTCGCGCATCGGCCTCATCCGTTGA
- a CDS encoding sulfatase, which produces MTHPIPLTHHATRRSRPPNIVLILIDDLGWRDLACSGSPFYLTPRLDRLAAEGMRFTAAYAACPVCSPTRASIMTGKYPARLGLTNYIGGQARGRLLDAPYIDHLALEETSLASALREGGYATWHVGKWHLGDASYGPERHGFDVNVAGCAWGHPHNGYFSPWGIPGLPNGPPGQELTDRLTDEAIARVRGAGDRPFFLNLWHYAVHTPIEAAPALVERFRARAADLGLDGIAAVRAGEPFPCEHKRHLRVTRRIVQSDPAYAAMVHNLDRNVGRLLDTLEECGLVDDTLVLFTSDNGGLATSEGAPTSNLPLAEGKGWCYEGGTRVPLVVRWPGHASPGEVCDTPVVSTDVYPTLLAAAGLPARPDQHVDGVSLVPLLLGARRLERDAIFWHYPHYGNQGGTPASAVRMGDHKLIEFHEDGRLELYNLSDDPGETRDRAAIEPDRAARMRARLAAWRDSVCARIPAPNPNWQPAL; this is translated from the coding sequence ATGACCCACCCGATTCCGCTCACCCATCACGCCACGCGGCGCTCGCGCCCGCCCAACATCGTCCTGATCCTGATCGACGACCTGGGCTGGCGCGACCTGGCCTGCAGTGGGAGCCCGTTCTACCTCACCCCGCGCCTTGACCGCCTCGCGGCCGAGGGGATGCGTTTCACGGCGGCCTACGCCGCCTGCCCCGTCTGCTCGCCAACGCGCGCGAGCATCATGACCGGCAAGTACCCGGCCCGGCTCGGCCTCACGAACTACATTGGGGGCCAGGCGCGCGGGCGCCTCCTGGACGCTCCGTACATCGACCATCTCGCCCTGGAGGAGACAAGCCTGGCATCGGCGCTGCGCGAGGGCGGCTACGCGACCTGGCACGTGGGCAAGTGGCATCTCGGCGACGCCTCCTACGGACCCGAGCGGCACGGTTTCGACGTCAACGTGGCGGGCTGCGCGTGGGGTCACCCGCACAACGGCTACTTCAGCCCGTGGGGCATCCCTGGGCTGCCGAACGGGCCGCCAGGTCAGGAGCTCACGGACCGCCTGACCGACGAGGCGATCGCGCGGGTCCGCGGGGCCGGCGACCGTCCCTTCTTCCTGAACCTCTGGCACTACGCCGTGCACACGCCCATCGAGGCCGCACCCGCTCTCGTCGAACGCTTCCGTGCCCGAGCCGCCGACCTCGGCCTCGACGGCATCGCGGCGGTGCGAGCCGGCGAGCCGTTCCCGTGCGAGCACAAGCGCCACCTTCGCGTGACGCGCCGCATCGTGCAATCGGACCCGGCCTACGCCGCCATGGTTCACAATCTGGACCGCAACGTGGGCCGGCTCCTCGACACCCTTGAGGAGTGCGGACTGGTCGACGACACGCTGGTGCTGTTCACTTCCGATAACGGCGGCCTGGCCACCTCCGAAGGCGCGCCCACCAGCAACCTCCCACTGGCGGAGGGCAAGGGCTGGTGCTACGAGGGTGGTACGCGGGTACCGCTCGTCGTGCGCTGGCCAGGCCACGCCTCGCCTGGCGAGGTGTGCGACACGCCGGTCGTGAGCACCGACGTCTACCCGACCCTGCTCGCGGCGGCGGGCCTCCCGGCGCGCCCCGACCAGCACGTGGACGGCGTCAGCCTGGTCCCGCTCCTTCTGGGCGCGCGGCGGCTCGAGCGCGACGCGATCTTCTGGCACTACCCACACTACGGCAATCAGGGCGGAACGCCGGCCTCCGCCGTCCGCATGGGCGACCACAAGCTGATCGAGTTCCACGAGGATGGGCGACTGGAGCTGTACAACCTGAGCGACGATCCCGGCGAAACGCGCGATCGAGCCGCGATCGAGCCGGATCGGGCGGCGAGGATGCGCGCCCGTCTGGCGGCCTGGCGTGATTCGGTGTGCGCGCGCATCCCCGCGCCCAACCCGAACTGGCAGCCCGCACTGTAG